The following are encoded in a window of Parachlamydiales bacterium genomic DNA:
- a CDS encoding MerR family transcriptional regulator: MPYTVNQLAKLSGVSIRTLRFYDEIDLLKPAYHGANGYRYYEDEQLLILQQILFYRELGIELKQISKVLGRSDFDKIAALNTHRKHLRNELEKTKRLINTIDSTIKHLKGEKEMAAKDLYEGFSPERQEAYENQLREYGGEKFKTVIDQCKSKSKHWSKDEWQTMKEEAQTFHKEVVKWMEKNKSPSSSEVQAVIAKHYSWIQQFWTPNRESYIGLAQLYLDMPDYRPWFDQFHPDLLPFFASSMKIYAEKSL, translated from the coding sequence ATGCCTTATACAGTGAATCAATTAGCTAAATTATCCGGAGTCAGTATCCGCACCTTGCGGTTCTATGACGAAATCGATCTGCTTAAACCGGCCTATCACGGCGCTAATGGCTACCGCTATTACGAAGACGAACAGTTGCTGATATTGCAGCAGATATTGTTTTACCGTGAGCTGGGTATAGAGCTTAAGCAAATTAGTAAAGTCTTAGGGCGTAGCGATTTCGATAAGATCGCTGCCTTAAATACGCACCGGAAACATCTAAGAAATGAACTGGAAAAGACAAAAAGGCTGATCAATACCATCGATAGTACCATTAAACATCTAAAAGGAGAGAAAGAAATGGCTGCTAAAGATTTATACGAAGGATTCAGTCCCGAGAGACAAGAGGCTTATGAAAATCAACTGAGGGAGTATGGCGGTGAGAAATTCAAAACTGTCATTGATCAGTGCAAAAGTAAATCAAAGCATTGGTCAAAAGATGAATGGCAAACGATGAAAGAAGAAGCTCAAACTTTCCATAAGGAAGTAGTTAAGTGGATGGAAAAGAATAAATCCCCTTCTTCTAGTGAAGTCCAAGCAGTAATAGCAAAGCATTACTCTTGGATACAGCAATTTTGGACGCCCAACCGCGAATCCTACATAGGATTAGCGCAGCTATACTTAGATATGCCTGACTATCGTCCATGGTTTGATCAATTTCATCCTGATTTGCTGCCTTTCTTTGCTAGTTCTATGAAGATTTATGCAGAGAAAAGTTTATAA
- the treY gene encoding malto-oligosyltrehalose synthase, giving the protein MQPEPRATYRLQLQPGFGFDQAAKLIGYLVDLGISHMYLSPCLQSAKDSTHGYDVVDPSHVNFQLGDADSHQRLCEELQKAGLGLMLDIVPNHMAIEGKQNPWWWDVLENGFSSAFATYFDVDWEASEKRWCNKILLPVLGDHYGRVLENGEIKLLRQEGSFIILYQDHSFPVDPSSLAELINNAAKTSGSEQLAFLAESYTHLPKATTTTRQEVERRHRDKTVLASMLAKLCNEEPETNQAINREIERINNDPDALDAFIDHQNYRLAFWRTASRDLGYRRFFDIKDLVGLRCEDIDVFNATHALPIAWYSKGWVQGLRVDHPDGLRNPSEYFIRLQNACTGAWVVAEKILKPGERLPLDWNIAGTTGYDFVNLITELFIDPQGEQALTQTYQDITGENIPFCTRVASSKRLVLKGLFGSELNRLATLFVEVCEKHRRHRDYTRSELYEALCEVAVNFPVYRTYVSSNKGEVSKEDEKYVNEAIQGALAEKPDLDPELFNFLKEILLLKVEGQLENELAMRFQQLTGPAMAKGFEDTVLYRYNRLIALNDVGMEPSIFGITLKQFHDTCQEQSQRPYSLLATTTHDTKRSEDVRARLSLLSEIPEQWDTAVKRWFKLNENCLQEGVPDRNLEYFIYQTLVGAWPINKERLEEYIEKAMREAKEHTSWTQPHQDYENGVKQFISAVLQNESFLSELKRFVDVLEKPGRVIGLAQTLIKLTAPGIPDIFQGSELWNMTLVDPDNRRKVDFELRQNLLSELKNLSVEQVLAKMDSGLPKLWLIKKVLHFRKENPDLFNAKGTYKPLWAKGKNADHVVSYMRGDSAVVITPRLVLQLNDEWGDTSLDLPTGSWHSVLTGDKFQGGIVTLQELLQHFPVALLQKV; this is encoded by the coding sequence ATGCAACCTGAACCTAGGGCTACATATCGGTTGCAGTTGCAGCCGGGATTTGGATTCGATCAGGCAGCAAAACTCATCGGATATTTGGTTGATTTAGGCATCAGTCATATGTACCTTTCGCCCTGCTTACAGTCGGCAAAAGATAGTACACATGGCTATGATGTCGTAGATCCTAGCCATGTGAATTTTCAGCTTGGAGATGCAGACTCCCATCAACGTTTATGTGAAGAATTGCAAAAGGCCGGCCTTGGTTTGATGCTAGATATAGTTCCTAACCATATGGCCATCGAAGGCAAACAGAATCCTTGGTGGTGGGATGTGCTTGAAAATGGTTTTTCCAGCGCTTTTGCCACATATTTTGATGTGGATTGGGAGGCATCGGAAAAGCGCTGGTGTAACAAAATCCTTTTACCTGTACTAGGAGACCATTACGGGAGGGTTCTGGAAAACGGGGAGATAAAGCTTTTACGTCAAGAAGGGTCTTTCATCATCCTCTATCAGGACCATTCCTTTCCAGTAGATCCTTCCAGCCTAGCAGAATTGATAAATAATGCAGCCAAGACCTCTGGGTCCGAGCAGCTTGCTTTCTTAGCAGAAAGCTATACCCATCTTCCTAAAGCAACAACGACCACACGTCAAGAAGTAGAACGCCGACATCGCGATAAGACAGTGCTTGCAAGTATGCTAGCAAAACTTTGCAATGAAGAACCTGAAACGAATCAAGCGATAAATCGTGAAATAGAGCGTATAAACAATGATCCTGATGCTCTGGATGCTTTTATCGACCATCAGAACTATCGCCTAGCCTTTTGGCGGACAGCAAGCAGAGACTTAGGGTATCGACGGTTTTTTGATATCAAAGATCTGGTGGGACTCAGATGCGAAGATATAGATGTTTTTAATGCAACCCATGCCTTGCCCATCGCATGGTATTCGAAGGGGTGGGTTCAAGGGCTGCGTGTAGACCATCCTGATGGGCTCCGAAATCCCTCTGAATATTTTATCCGCTTGCAGAATGCCTGCACCGGAGCATGGGTTGTGGCTGAAAAAATATTAAAACCGGGTGAGAGGCTTCCCTTAGATTGGAATATTGCAGGGACTACCGGATACGATTTTGTTAACCTTATCACAGAGCTGTTTATTGATCCTCAAGGAGAACAAGCCCTCACGCAAACCTACCAAGATATTACAGGGGAGAACATCCCTTTCTGCACAAGGGTAGCATCTTCCAAGCGCTTGGTCTTAAAAGGATTGTTTGGAAGCGAGCTAAATAGGCTGGCTACTCTTTTTGTGGAGGTATGCGAAAAGCATAGAAGACACCGCGACTATACACGTTCTGAATTATATGAAGCCCTATGTGAAGTTGCAGTAAACTTTCCGGTATATAGGACATATGTTTCATCAAATAAAGGGGAAGTTTCTAAGGAAGATGAAAAGTATGTTAACGAGGCAATCCAAGGGGCTTTAGCAGAGAAACCTGATCTTGACCCGGAACTATTCAATTTCCTTAAAGAGATCCTCCTTTTAAAGGTGGAAGGACAGCTTGAAAATGAACTTGCCATGCGATTTCAACAACTTACCGGTCCTGCAATGGCGAAGGGGTTTGAGGATACGGTTCTATATCGTTATAACAGATTAATCGCCCTTAACGACGTCGGTATGGAGCCTAGCATATTCGGCATCACGCTTAAACAATTTCATGATACCTGTCAAGAACAGTCTCAAAGGCCCTATTCCTTGCTTGCCACTACCACGCACGATACAAAACGGAGCGAGGATGTCCGTGCAAGACTAAGCTTGCTGTCGGAAATTCCGGAACAGTGGGACACTGCTGTAAAAAGATGGTTTAAGCTTAACGAAAATTGTCTACAAGAGGGCGTGCCGGATAGAAACTTGGAGTATTTTATCTACCAAACCCTTGTCGGAGCATGGCCTATTAATAAAGAGCGTCTTGAAGAATATATTGAAAAGGCTATGAGGGAAGCAAAAGAGCATACATCCTGGACTCAACCCCACCAAGACTATGAAAATGGCGTGAAGCAATTTATTAGCGCTGTCCTGCAAAATGAGAGCTTTTTATCGGAACTGAAAAGATTTGTAGATGTACTGGAAAAGCCGGGAAGAGTGATTGGATTGGCGCAGACATTAATTAAACTCACAGCTCCAGGAATACCGGATATCTTCCAAGGAAGCGAACTCTGGAATATGACGCTAGTTGATCCTGACAATCGTCGGAAAGTAGACTTTGAATTACGCCAAAATCTCTTGAGTGAATTGAAAAATCTTTCAGTTGAACAGGTCTTGGCTAAAATGGATTCTGGACTGCCTAAACTTTGGTTGATAAAGAAAGTATTGCATTTCAGAAAGGAAAATCCAGACCTATTCAATGCAAAAGGAACCTATAAGCCCCTATGGGCTAAAGGCAAAAATGCCGATCACGTTGTCTCCTATATGCGGGGTGATTCAGCTGTAGTTATTACACCACGTTTAGTTCTGCAACTGAATGATGAATGGGGGGACACCTCCCTCGACCTACCCACAGGTTCGTGGCATAGTGTATTGACCGGAGATAAATTCCAGGGTGGAATAGTTACGCTGCAAGAATTACTGCAGCATTTTCCGGTGGCGTTATTACAAAAAGTATAA
- the ade gene encoding adenine deaminase, with amino-acid sequence MENFSLSGNIVDVVNGKIFPGTVTVSNGKITSITPADNIPTQQYILPGFIDAHIHVESSMLVPSEFARLAVPHGTVATVSDPHEIGNVLGIEGVRYMIRNGSKVPFHFFFGCPSCVPATTFETAGDTITAEEIRHLFEEDKLKYLSEMMNYPGVLARDPLVMGKIEVAKKLNKPVDGHAPGLKGADAERYISAGISTDHECYTLEEALDKLKYGMKIIIREGSAAKNYEALHSLIKSHPGSVMFCSDDKHPHELVKGHINELVKRSINIHGYDTMDVLRCACYNPILHYKLDVGFLQTGQPADFIVVDNLKDFNVLQTYIQGKLVAEKGKTLIPSVENEIVNKFDVSLKTEDEFVLKGAHGKIQVIQALDGELITNKLNVEAKVENGVLTVDVAEDILKLVVVDRYKNAPVAVAFIHGFGLKKGALASCIAHDSHNIIAVGTSDKDICIAVNAIIKNKGGISIAYDGKEEVLPLPVAGIMSGKDGYSIAKLYASLDQKAKELGTKLGAPFMTLSFMALLVIPSLKLSDKGLFDGTKFQPTSLYI; translated from the coding sequence ATGGAAAACTTTTCTCTATCCGGAAACATTGTAGATGTAGTCAACGGGAAGATTTTCCCTGGAACTGTAACTGTTAGTAACGGAAAAATCACCTCCATCACACCTGCTGATAATATTCCGACTCAACAATACATCCTCCCCGGCTTCATTGATGCGCATATCCATGTGGAGAGCTCTATGTTGGTCCCTTCGGAATTCGCAAGGCTCGCTGTCCCTCATGGTACAGTTGCAACGGTATCCGACCCGCATGAAATCGGGAATGTCCTGGGTATTGAAGGCGTGCGCTACATGATACGCAACGGAAGCAAAGTCCCTTTTCATTTTTTCTTTGGTTGTCCTTCCTGCGTCCCTGCAACAACGTTTGAAACGGCAGGAGATACCATAACTGCAGAAGAAATCCGCCATCTATTCGAAGAGGATAAGTTAAAGTATTTAAGCGAGATGATGAACTATCCTGGAGTCTTAGCCCGCGACCCGCTCGTCATGGGCAAGATCGAAGTGGCTAAAAAGCTAAACAAACCTGTAGATGGCCATGCTCCCGGCTTAAAGGGGGCTGATGCTGAGAGATATATTTCTGCCGGTATTTCCACGGATCATGAATGCTATACTTTAGAAGAAGCGCTGGACAAACTCAAATATGGCATGAAGATCATCATTAGAGAGGGGTCTGCAGCAAAAAACTATGAGGCTCTCCATTCGCTTATTAAATCACATCCAGGTTCAGTCATGTTTTGCAGTGATGACAAGCATCCGCATGAACTTGTAAAAGGTCATATTAACGAACTTGTGAAGCGGTCTATCAACATACACGGCTATGACACAATGGATGTACTTCGCTGTGCTTGCTATAACCCTATTTTACATTACAAGTTGGACGTTGGATTTCTACAAACGGGACAGCCTGCTGATTTTATTGTTGTAGATAACTTAAAAGACTTTAATGTTCTCCAAACCTATATTCAAGGGAAGTTAGTTGCAGAGAAAGGCAAAACGCTCATCCCCTCGGTTGAAAACGAAATCGTCAATAAGTTTGATGTGTCCCTTAAAACCGAGGATGAATTTGTACTCAAAGGTGCGCATGGAAAGATTCAGGTGATTCAAGCTCTGGATGGCGAATTGATCACTAATAAACTCAACGTAGAAGCAAAAGTAGAAAACGGGGTTCTTACCGTAGATGTGGCAGAAGATATTCTCAAACTAGTTGTGGTAGACCGCTATAAAAACGCACCTGTTGCCGTTGCATTCATTCATGGCTTTGGTCTGAAAAAAGGAGCTTTAGCTTCTTGCATTGCACATGACTCGCATAATATCATTGCTGTCGGCACTTCTGATAAAGATATATGCATTGCAGTCAATGCGATCATTAAAAATAAAGGCGGTATATCTATTGCTTACGATGGCAAGGAAGAAGTGCTACCCCTTCCTGTTGCAGGGATTATGAGTGGAAAGGACGGTTACTCCATAGCGAAATTGTACGCTTCCTTAGACCAGAAAGCTAAAGAACTGGGAACGAAATTAGGGGCGCCCTTTATGACACTGTCGTTCATGGCGTTGCTGGTGATTCCATCACTTAAACTAAGTGATAAGGGGTTATTTGATGGAACGAAATTCCAGCCGACTTCTCTATATATCTAG
- a CDS encoding outer membrane beta-barrel protein: MKNFFLLMITICMISISGPAQAEEFIFHMEDLYDDSQDNSSYFELLFGGNFLVGASGTDDEFGFDYRYNNGYIASGSLGYRWCHGIRWEFEYAYRWNKIKEIKIPWCNFPGCVFPGCNNPWHKKKPKGENYRNSSLMVNLLWDIPLEDFGICTCITPIFGLGAGYDLQHAFEDSKNGFAWQVIVGVGYRLTPCTNVSIEYKWHGGPLTYIFNHSVGLGITYTICSE, from the coding sequence ATGAAGAATTTCTTTTTGTTGATGATCACAATATGCATGATTTCCATTAGTGGCCCTGCCCAGGCAGAAGAATTCATTTTCCATATGGAAGACCTCTACGATGATTCACAAGACAATAGTTCCTATTTTGAGCTGTTATTTGGAGGCAACTTTCTTGTAGGTGCTTCTGGAACCGATGATGAGTTTGGTTTTGACTATAGGTATAATAACGGATATATCGCTTCAGGTTCATTAGGATACCGTTGGTGCCATGGGATACGTTGGGAATTTGAATATGCCTATCGATGGAACAAAATTAAGGAGATAAAGATTCCTTGGTGCAATTTCCCGGGTTGTGTCTTCCCTGGCTGCAATAACCCTTGGCATAAAAAGAAACCTAAAGGTGAAAACTACCGCAATTCATCGCTTATGGTCAATTTGCTATGGGACATCCCGCTAGAGGATTTTGGAATCTGCACATGTATTACACCTATTTTTGGCCTAGGTGCAGGCTATGATCTTCAGCATGCTTTCGAAGATTCTAAGAATGGCTTCGCGTGGCAAGTCATTGTTGGTGTAGGCTATCGTTTAACACCTTGCACTAATGTTTCAATAGAATACAAATGGCATGGCGGGCCTCTGACGTACATCTTCAACCATTCCGTCGGCCTAGGCATAACCTATACCATTTGCAGCGAGTAA
- the glgX gene encoding glycogen debranching protein GlgX translates to MVSTLDTDKKTANDQKLFPGTPYPLGATYDGSGTNFSIFSERAEKVELCLFDDEGNETRIAMPEVTGYCWHGYLPKIKPGQRYGYRVHGAWDPANGQRFNPSKLLLDPYAKAIDGEIQWNEAVFPYHFGKNPDVKNELDSAPYMPHCVVHQPYFDWTGDNKLQMPWHETIILEAHVKGFTINHPDIPGDMRGTYAGLAHPVVIEYLKKLGVTAIELMPIHYFIHDKHLLEKDLRNYWGYNSIGFFAPHTGYAADKSPGSSVNEFKEMVKKFHQAGIEVILDVVYNHTAEGNHMGPLLCFKGIDNSYYYRLTQDSRYYMDYTGTGNSLNMRNPHVLQLLMDSLRYWVLEMHVDGFRFDLASTLARELHDVNRLSAFFDLIQQDPVISQVKLIAEPWDVGEGGYQVGNFPPVWSEWNGKYRDCVRDFWRGNDQTLGEFASRFTGSSDLYQNNSRLPFASINFITAHDGFTLTDLVSYNEKHNEANTDENGDGEGYNRSWNCGAEGPTDDAQIIEFRSRQKRNFLATLLLSQGAPMILAGDELGRTQQGNNNGYCQDNEISWHNWEKADKDLIEFCQKLIQYRKNHPAFRRRGWFQGRQIHGSDIHDIEWFSVTGNKMGSEDWGTGYIKAVGLFLNGKTIPNPNVRSESVIDDNFYVIFNASGETLEFILPTSEWGEQWMKDLDTAEGWLENGPKYLAAEKITVKDRSLIVLRNAT, encoded by the coding sequence ATGGTTTCTACTCTCGATACTGATAAAAAAACAGCAAATGATCAGAAATTATTTCCCGGTACGCCCTATCCTTTAGGCGCCACATATGATGGTTCAGGAACTAATTTCTCCATTTTTTCAGAAAGAGCCGAAAAGGTGGAGCTATGTCTTTTTGATGACGAAGGGAATGAAACACGTATTGCAATGCCAGAAGTTACCGGTTATTGCTGGCATGGTTATTTGCCAAAAATTAAACCTGGACAGCGTTATGGATATCGTGTGCACGGTGCCTGGGATCCTGCAAATGGACAACGCTTTAATCCATCTAAGTTACTTCTTGATCCTTATGCCAAAGCTATTGATGGGGAGATCCAATGGAATGAAGCCGTCTTCCCTTACCATTTCGGTAAAAATCCGGATGTTAAGAATGAGCTAGACAGCGCTCCCTATATGCCGCATTGCGTTGTGCATCAGCCCTATTTTGATTGGACAGGTGATAATAAACTACAGATGCCTTGGCACGAGACAATTATATTAGAGGCACACGTCAAAGGATTCACCATCAACCACCCGGATATCCCGGGAGATATGCGCGGAACTTATGCCGGACTTGCACATCCCGTTGTTATTGAATATCTTAAAAAATTAGGTGTTACAGCCATCGAGCTGATGCCGATCCATTATTTTATCCATGATAAACACTTATTAGAGAAAGACTTAAGGAATTATTGGGGGTACAATTCGATTGGGTTTTTTGCACCACATACCGGATATGCTGCAGATAAGTCCCCGGGTAGTAGCGTAAACGAGTTTAAGGAGATGGTTAAAAAGTTCCACCAGGCAGGAATCGAAGTGATTCTAGATGTGGTCTATAACCACACGGCTGAGGGTAATCATATGGGGCCCTTGCTATGTTTCAAGGGAATTGATAATTCATATTATTACAGACTGACCCAAGACTCACGCTATTATATGGATTACACAGGGACAGGAAACAGCCTTAATATGCGCAATCCGCATGTCCTGCAGCTACTCATGGACTCTCTTCGTTATTGGGTTCTAGAAATGCATGTAGACGGCTTCCGTTTTGATCTAGCCTCCACACTAGCACGAGAACTTCACGATGTGAACAGGCTTTCAGCCTTCTTCGACCTTATCCAGCAAGACCCAGTCATCAGCCAAGTCAAACTGATTGCTGAGCCTTGGGATGTAGGCGAAGGTGGATACCAAGTTGGAAACTTCCCTCCCGTATGGTCCGAATGGAATGGTAAATATCGCGACTGCGTGCGTGACTTCTGGCGTGGCAACGACCAGACATTAGGGGAATTTGCCTCGCGTTTTACTGGCAGCTCCGATTTATATCAAAATAACTCCCGCCTGCCCTTTGCAAGCATAAATTTCATTACAGCACACGACGGCTTTACCCTGACAGATCTAGTTTCGTATAATGAAAAACACAATGAAGCCAATACAGATGAGAACGGTGATGGCGAAGGCTATAACCGCTCGTGGAATTGTGGTGCTGAAGGTCCTACCGATGATGCCCAGATAATAGAATTTCGCAGCCGTCAAAAACGCAATTTTTTAGCGACTTTGCTCCTTTCCCAAGGGGCACCTATGATCCTCGCAGGAGATGAACTTGGCCGTACTCAGCAAGGAAATAACAATGGCTATTGTCAAGACAATGAAATCTCCTGGCATAACTGGGAAAAAGCAGACAAGGATTTAATAGAGTTTTGTCAGAAGCTCATCCAATATAGAAAAAACCATCCAGCCTTTAGACGCCGAGGTTGGTTTCAGGGGCGTCAGATCCACGGAAGTGATATTCACGACATCGAATGGTTTTCTGTGACAGGAAATAAAATGGGCTCAGAAGATTGGGGAACAGGATATATCAAAGCAGTAGGTCTGTTTTTAAATGGCAAAACGATACCAAATCCTAATGTCAGGTCAGAAAGTGTTATAGATGATAATTTTTATGTTATCTTCAACGCCTCCGGCGAGACGCTAGAGTTCATATTACCCACCAGTGAGTGGGGAGAACAATGGATGAAAGACCTGGACACTGCAGAAGGATGGCTGGAGAACGGACCGAAATATCTAGCCGCTGAGAAGATCACGGTCAAAGACCGCAGCTTAATAGTGTTGCGTAATGCAACCTGA